The Aquiluna sp. KACHI24 genome contains a region encoding:
- a CDS encoding thymidine kinase: protein MSKLYFRYGAMNSGKSTALLQAAYNYEERSQHVLLAKPAIDSKGDRKIVSRLGVTREVDFLVEPKDNLRELFKAHRDSQTDSNEIACLLIDEAQFLTPDQVDQALELAVIDKVPVLAYGIRTDFQTKSFPGSRRLLEIAHSLEELKTICRCGRKAMFNGRVINGTFTFDGEQVAIDGDHVSYESLCASCYLEKKQVI from the coding sequence ATGAGCAAGCTTTACTTCCGCTACGGCGCAATGAATTCAGGCAAGTCAACCGCCTTGCTTCAAGCCGCGTATAACTATGAGGAGCGATCTCAGCACGTCCTGCTTGCAAAGCCGGCGATCGACTCCAAGGGCGATCGAAAGATCGTTTCTAGGCTTGGCGTGACTCGAGAAGTAGATTTCCTCGTCGAACCGAAAGATAACCTGCGAGAGCTTTTCAAGGCGCATCGAGACAGCCAGACAGATAGCAACGAGATTGCATGCTTGCTAATTGATGAGGCTCAATTTTTGACCCCGGATCAGGTTGATCAAGCACTTGAACTAGCGGTCATAGACAAAGTGCCCGTTCTTGCCTACGGCATCAGAACTGATTTTCAAACCAAATCGTTTCCTGGAAGCCGCAGGTTGCTAGAAATAGCCCACTCGCTTGAGGAGCTCAAGACCATTTGTCGCTGTGGCCGCAAAGCCATGTTCAATGGTCGCGTCATCAACGGCACCTTCACCTTTGATGGTGAACAGGTCGCTATCGATGGCGATCACGTCAGCTACGAGTCTCTCTGCGCATCCTGTTACCTCGAGAAGAAGCAAGTCATCTAA